A region from the Micrococcus cohnii genome encodes:
- a CDS encoding MinD/ParA family ATP-binding protein — MTTTLHLTGQVCLTDPTGTKLPATDITTALATVVKTRRQDSPVVTVSGHYEGLTIDPDTWTVDTSGQLTALTEPAPATTPHTLTYVAFTLTDPTGHASPVQTKTVSALAQAAANRSRTPVTVTCDLPGVHELHFSPEDHQSAPAEPMASTAEAFATRTRAEKHRIAPARTGWRGALNEVLGLRLAPSADERHERELTATVQRGLAGHRTAVVVNIKGGASKTTATYLISATLGRMRGGTVLAWDNNENAGNLADRAIQANHHRTAVDLLERIDDFHTPEHADKLTGYVRPQGDNRFHVLASQDHAGDREVINADAFRKMHAALKQFYGLAVVDTGNASNAPTWQAAVDVADELVIAITNKEDAARRAFVTIDALRKAGHTEKLANSIAVITQPAQSSNERLAKVRELLEEHVRAVVVVPFDPALDEGDEIEWDRLSKATRRAYLEATAALVEGLG, encoded by the coding sequence ATGACCACCACCCTGCATCTGACCGGCCAGGTCTGCCTGACGGACCCGACCGGCACCAAGCTCCCAGCCACGGACATCACCACCGCCCTGGCCACCGTCGTCAAGACCCGCCGCCAGGACAGCCCCGTGGTCACCGTGTCCGGCCACTACGAGGGCCTGACCATCGACCCGGACACCTGGACCGTGGACACGTCCGGACAGCTGACCGCCCTGACCGAACCTGCCCCGGCGACCACCCCGCACACCCTGACCTACGTGGCCTTCACCCTGACCGACCCCACCGGACACGCCTCCCCCGTGCAGACGAAGACCGTGTCCGCCCTGGCCCAGGCCGCGGCCAACCGGTCCAGAACGCCCGTGACCGTGACCTGCGACCTGCCCGGCGTCCACGAGCTGCACTTCTCTCCCGAGGATCACCAGTCCGCACCGGCGGAACCGATGGCCTCCACCGCTGAGGCGTTCGCCACCCGCACCCGCGCCGAGAAACACCGCATCGCCCCGGCCCGCACCGGCTGGCGTGGCGCACTCAACGAGGTACTCGGCCTGCGCCTGGCCCCTTCGGCCGACGAGCGACACGAGCGCGAGCTGACGGCCACCGTCCAGCGCGGACTGGCCGGCCACCGCACCGCCGTCGTGGTCAACATCAAGGGCGGGGCATCCAAGACCACCGCCACCTACCTGATCTCGGCCACCCTGGGACGGATGCGAGGCGGGACCGTGTTGGCCTGGGACAACAACGAGAACGCCGGGAACCTGGCCGACCGCGCCATCCAGGCCAACCACCACCGCACCGCCGTGGACCTGCTCGAACGCATCGACGACTTCCACACCCCCGAGCACGCCGACAAGCTCACCGGCTACGTCCGCCCCCAGGGCGACAACCGGTTCCATGTACTGGCCTCCCAGGACCACGCAGGCGACCGCGAAGTCATCAACGCCGACGCCTTCCGGAAGATGCACGCCGCCCTCAAGCAGTTCTACGGGCTGGCCGTGGTGGACACCGGCAACGCCTCCAACGCGCCAACCTGGCAGGCAGCCGTGGACGTGGCAGACGAGTTGGTCATCGCCATCACCAACAAAGAGGATGCCGCCCGCCGCGCGTTCGTGACCATCGACGCACTGCGAAAGGCCGGCCACACAGAAAAGCTGGCCAACTCCATCGCGGTGATCACCCAGCCCGCCCAGTCCTCCAACGAGCGTCTGGCCAAGGTCCGTGAGCTGCTGGAGGAGCATGTGCGTGCCGTTGTCGTGGTCCCCTTCGACCCGGCCCTGGACGAGGGCGATGAGATCGAGTGGGACCGTCTGTCCAAGGCCACCCGCCGGGCCTACCTGGAGGCCACCGCCGCACTGGTCGAGGGGCTGGGATGA
- a CDS encoding ArsR/SmtB family transcription factor: protein MTMIQEEGAALDEVATVAYAHLFQAFAEPTRLAIVQHLASGEHRVRDMVEHMGLAQSTVSKHVGFLVECGLATMRPEGRSTWYSLAQSELLRTLIAAAERLLDATGTQALLCTHLRLPHTHHATDTDQK from the coding sequence ATGACGATGATTCAAGAGGAGGGGGCAGCCCTCGACGAAGTGGCGACAGTAGCGTACGCCCACCTGTTCCAGGCATTTGCGGAGCCGACGAGGTTAGCGATCGTGCAGCACCTCGCCTCCGGGGAGCACCGGGTCCGGGACATGGTCGAGCACATGGGCCTGGCCCAGTCCACGGTGAGCAAGCATGTCGGCTTCCTCGTCGAGTGCGGCCTGGCGACGATGCGCCCGGAAGGGCGCTCCACCTGGTACTCGCTGGCACAGTCCGAGCTCCTGCGTACCCTCATCGCCGCTGCCGAACGCCTCCTCGATGCCACCGGCACGCAGGCCCTGCTCTGCACGCACCTGCGACTCCCACATACCCACCACGCGACAGATACGGACCAGAAGTAG
- a CDS encoding glutaredoxin family protein: MLTVYGQPNCPPCRMTEYYLKRENVPYTYVDLSKDHAALARMKAAGHLQTPIIQTPTQTTSGFNVDALKQAVVEVQASTATYTDDPAIDTGADRN, translated from the coding sequence ATGCTCACCGTCTACGGCCAGCCGAACTGTCCGCCCTGCCGCATGACCGAGTACTACCTAAAGCGCGAGAACGTGCCCTACACCTATGTGGACCTCTCCAAGGACCACGCCGCCCTGGCACGGATGAAGGCAGCCGGCCACCTTCAGACCCCCATCATCCAGACCCCGACCCAGACGACCTCCGGTTTCAACGTGGACGCCCTGAAACAGGCCGTGGTCGAGGTCCAGGCCAGCACCGCGACCTACACGGACGACCCGGCCATCGACACAGGCGCTGACCGGAACTGA
- a CDS encoding single-stranded DNA-binding protein — MQQIQRGKTIQGNLVEDPKQIQTQNGPMVVMTVAEQNQRFDRESRQYVDMDPTYYDVGISREKLGQNVMASVGKGDRVSVTGNYAVEPYVSRAGEPGLNHRIWAEDVGASMQFNEVQVAPRPERGADREAAAWGVEGQEANASGLSPQEQAGVDALQQDPQGPELAGPSR, encoded by the coding sequence GTGCAGCAGATTCAGCGAGGTAAGACCATCCAGGGGAACCTGGTCGAGGATCCGAAGCAGATTCAGACGCAGAACGGGCCGATGGTCGTGATGACCGTCGCGGAGCAGAATCAGCGGTTCGACCGTGAGTCCAGGCAGTACGTGGACATGGACCCCACCTACTACGACGTGGGCATCTCCCGCGAGAAGCTGGGGCAGAACGTGATGGCCTCTGTGGGCAAGGGAGACAGGGTGTCGGTGACCGGCAACTACGCGGTCGAGCCCTACGTGTCCAGGGCGGGGGAGCCGGGGCTGAACCACCGCATCTGGGCGGAGGACGTGGGCGCGTCGATGCAGTTCAACGAGGTCCAGGTGGCCCCGCGCCCGGAGCGAGGCGCGGACCGTGAGGCCGCGGCCTGGGGTGTGGAGGGGCAGGAGGCGAACGCCTCGGGGCTGTCCCCGCAGGAGCAGGCCGGTGTGGACGCGCTTCAGCAGGACCCGCAGGGTCCGGAGCTGGCCGGTCCGTCCCGGTGA
- a CDS encoding ISL3 family transposase codes for MPNHSCACSDALDRCDRCDVLLDFSGLHLVAVSKARAGLALEVESCDPVAGCPGCGVIATGHGRVVVEVIDAPWAGRPVRIRWCKRRWICLEGVCAVTTFVEQNPQVCAPRGLLSTRAIRWAIGQLRREGATIQGLARQLGTTWNTLWSQVRPVLIEAANDPSRFEDVQVLGVDEHVWHHRDPRRRGPKELTGMVDLTRGLHPTARLLDLVPGRSGKAYRDWLDERGDEFRKRVEIATLDPFQGYKNAIDDQLEDATCVLDAFHIVKLAGAAVDDVRRRIQQETLGHRGRKGDPLYGIRHVLRAGRERLTPRQKTRLASAFAAHPDHVAVEVAYQRAQDVRDVFHQPTPAQGRRLAEQLIEKLPSCPIPEIARLGKTLRRWKNAFLAYFDTGGASNGGTEAINGIIELGRRIARGFRNVEHYRLRMLLITGGLDASPPTQL; via the coding sequence ATGCCCAACCATAGTTGCGCATGCTCTGACGCGCTCGATCGCTGCGACCGATGCGACGTTCTCCTGGACTTCTCGGGCCTTCATCTGGTGGCAGTCTCGAAGGCCCGGGCCGGGCTGGCGCTCGAGGTGGAGTCCTGCGATCCAGTGGCCGGATGCCCCGGCTGCGGGGTCATCGCCACCGGTCACGGCCGGGTGGTGGTCGAGGTGATCGATGCTCCGTGGGCGGGTCGGCCGGTGCGGATTCGGTGGTGCAAGCGTCGTTGGATCTGTCTCGAGGGCGTCTGTGCGGTGACGACCTTCGTCGAGCAGAATCCGCAGGTCTGCGCTCCACGGGGCCTGCTGAGCACGCGCGCGATCCGCTGGGCGATCGGCCAGCTCCGGCGCGAGGGGGCGACGATCCAGGGCCTGGCCCGCCAGCTCGGCACGACGTGGAACACGCTCTGGTCCCAGGTTCGGCCAGTCCTGATCGAGGCCGCGAACGACCCTTCCCGCTTCGAGGACGTGCAGGTCCTGGGCGTGGACGAACATGTCTGGCACCACCGGGACCCGCGCCGGCGCGGACCGAAGGAGCTCACCGGGATGGTCGATCTGACTCGCGGGCTCCACCCCACTGCCAGGCTCCTTGACCTCGTCCCCGGCCGATCCGGCAAGGCCTACCGAGACTGGCTCGACGAGCGCGGCGATGAGTTCCGCAAGCGGGTCGAGATCGCAACGCTGGACCCGTTCCAGGGATACAAGAACGCGATCGATGACCAGCTCGAGGACGCCACCTGCGTGCTGGATGCGTTCCACATCGTCAAGCTCGCCGGGGCTGCAGTCGATGACGTCCGCCGCCGGATCCAGCAGGAGACCCTCGGCCACCGAGGCCGCAAGGGCGACCCTCTCTACGGGATCCGTCATGTTCTCCGCGCTGGACGGGAACGCCTCACGCCGCGCCAGAAGACTCGTCTGGCCAGCGCATTCGCGGCCCATCCCGATCATGTTGCGGTCGAGGTCGCCTACCAGCGCGCCCAGGACGTCCGAGACGTGTTCCACCAGCCCACTCCTGCCCAGGGTCGCCGCCTCGCCGAGCAGCTCATCGAGAAGCTGCCGTCCTGCCCGATCCCGGAGATCGCCAGGCTCGGTAAGACACTGCGACGCTGGAAGAACGCGTTCTTGGCCTACTTCGATACCGGCGGCGCGAGCAACGGCGGTACCGAGGCCATCAACGGGATCATCGAGCTGGGCCGCCGCATCGCCCGCGGGTTCCGCAACGTCGAGCACTACCGCCTCCGGATGCTCCTCATCACCGGAGGCCTCGACGCCTCACCCCCCACTCAACTCTGA
- a CDS encoding IS3 family transposase (programmed frameshift) has product MPAPYPQEFREDVVRVARSREDGITIAQIAKDFGVHEMTLHKWIRQADIDDGNRPGKSREESAELREARKQIRLLQQENEVLRRAAAYLSQANLPKRFYPLVSELAADGIPVAVSLRVLKLSRQPYYRWRKQQVTQAELIEAYRANALLDAHVDDPEYGYRFLVGEAAEAGEVMCKRTAWRICRDNQWWSVFGKKRGKNGNCPGPPVHDDLVKRDFSADEVNELWLTDITEHWTDEGKLYLCAIKDVFSGRIVGYSISDRMKARLAVNALDNATSRRGDVAGCIVHSDRGSQGGFNWWTQHLRSRRVLMGRSVESTQYVSLAYSDALITAGVSASVGTVGDSYDNALAETVNGLYKAELIHSKRLWESTEAVELATMGWVHWWNTARLHEALGYRTPAEVEAAYTPSRDVAPVAS; this is encoded by the exons ATGCCCGCTCCCTACCCCCAGGAGTTCCGCGAAGACGTCGTGCGCGTGGCCCGGTCCCGTGAGGACGGCATCACCATCGCGCAGATCGCGAAGGACTTCGGCGTCCACGAAATGACGCTCCATAAGTGGATTCGCCAAGCCGACATCGACGACGGCAACCGCCCCGGCAAGAGCCGGGAGGAATCGGCCGAGCTGCGTGAGGCGCGTAAACAGATCCGGCTGCTCCAGCAGGAGAACGAGGTCCTCCGCCGCGCCGCCGCCTACCTCTCCCAGGCGAACCTGCCG AAAAGGTTCTACCCGCTCGTGAGCGAGCTCGCCGCCGACGGCATCCCCGTCGCGGTGTCCCTGCGGGTCCTCAAGCTCTCCCGTCAGCCCTACTACCGCTGGCGGAAACAGCAGGTCACCCAGGCCGAGCTGATCGAGGCATACCGCGCCAACGCGCTGCTGGACGCCCACGTCGACGACCCCGAGTACGGGTACCGGTTCCTGGTCGGCGAAGCCGCAGAGGCCGGCGAGGTGATGTGTAAGCGCACGGCATGGAGGATCTGCCGGGACAACCAGTGGTGGTCCGTGTTCGGGAAGAAGCGCGGCAAGAACGGGAATTGTCCCGGGCCACCAGTCCACGATGATCTCGTGAAGCGGGACTTCTCCGCCGATGAGGTCAACGAATTATGGCTGACCGACATCACGGAGCATTGGACCGACGAGGGCAAGCTCTACCTCTGCGCCATCAAGGACGTGTTCTCAGGCCGGATCGTCGGCTACTCGATCAGCGACCGAATGAAGGCGCGACTGGCGGTGAACGCCCTGGACAACGCCACTTCCCGCCGCGGTGACGTCGCTGGCTGCATCGTGCATTCGGACCGAGGATCGCAGGGTGGATTCAACTGGTGGACGCAACACCTCAGGTCGAGGAGGGTGTTGATGGGACGATCAGTTGAATCCACCCAATACGTCAGCCTGGCGTACTCAGACGCGCTCATCACAGCCGGGGTGAGCGCCTCGGTGGGAACCGTGGGCGACTCCTACGACAACGCCCTGGCCGAGACCGTGAACGGCCTCTACAAGGCCGAGCTCATCCACTCCAAACGGCTCTGGGAGTCGACCGAGGCTGTGGAACTGGCCACGATGGGGTGGGTGCACTGGTGGAATACCGCCCGCCTCCACGAGGCCCTCGGCTACCGCACCCCCGCCGAGGTCGAAGCTGCGTACACTCCCTCCCGAGACGTAGCGCCCGTTGCGTCCTGA
- a CDS encoding transglycosylase SLT domain-containing protein: MKRSLLIVTVAAVGVLILLVAMLPVLLGPVFSTARTASTERSIAEICSAGEPGQAQIPDKYREDVANAAEVSGISQEIIASQIFHESRWQEDAVSSSDARGLAQFKAEAWSRFGNGGDRFNGHDSIAAQGRLLAFLKNEFKPYADGDDALLVKLILIGYNVGYDKVHKAQGVPPGSSGINYAEKIMAGSAVYTTDCAPAPETGGEGVVVSGEWTHPFPGAYFTSDYGPRPCPKTLKCTKEVANHNAIDLATGTGTGFAVAPTQMEITKANGTDRDGDHPVFARQIAEPHYVISYWHCAYGSHRVKTGQIVEAGTPICQEGITGNAGGRPHVHLQFNKPSASDTSYERYTTVDPEPILAANGVDLCPPGRNVTGPCQGR; encoded by the coding sequence ATGAAACGCTCGCTCCTGATCGTGACCGTGGCCGCTGTCGGAGTGCTCATTCTGCTGGTGGCCATGCTGCCCGTTCTGCTCGGCCCGGTATTCAGCACCGCGCGAACGGCCAGCACGGAGAGATCCATCGCGGAAATCTGTTCAGCCGGCGAACCGGGGCAGGCGCAAATCCCGGACAAGTACCGCGAGGACGTGGCCAACGCAGCCGAGGTCTCCGGCATCAGCCAGGAGATCATCGCCTCCCAGATTTTCCACGAGTCCAGGTGGCAAGAAGATGCCGTCTCATCCTCCGATGCCCGCGGACTCGCCCAGTTCAAGGCAGAAGCGTGGTCGCGGTTCGGCAACGGTGGGGACCGCTTCAACGGTCACGACTCCATCGCCGCCCAGGGGCGTCTGCTCGCCTTTCTGAAGAACGAGTTCAAGCCCTATGCAGACGGCGACGACGCACTACTCGTGAAGCTCATTCTCATCGGCTACAACGTGGGCTACGACAAGGTCCACAAAGCCCAGGGCGTGCCTCCAGGCTCCTCCGGCATCAACTACGCCGAGAAGATCATGGCGGGTTCAGCCGTCTACACCACAGACTGCGCGCCCGCCCCCGAGACAGGCGGGGAGGGTGTCGTCGTCTCCGGTGAATGGACTCATCCCTTCCCGGGTGCGTACTTCACTTCCGATTACGGGCCGCGCCCCTGTCCCAAGACGCTGAAGTGCACGAAAGAGGTCGCCAATCACAACGCGATCGACCTGGCCACCGGCACAGGCACCGGCTTCGCTGTCGCCCCCACCCAGATGGAGATCACCAAGGCCAATGGGACCGACAGGGACGGTGACCACCCGGTCTTCGCACGCCAGATCGCCGAACCCCACTACGTGATCAGCTACTGGCATTGCGCCTACGGCTCCCACCGCGTCAAGACCGGTCAGATTGTCGAGGCTGGCACCCCTATCTGCCAGGAGGGCATTACCGGTAACGCCGGCGGACGCCCCCACGTCCATCTCCAGTTCAACAAGCCCAGTGCATCCGACACCAGTTACGAGCGGTACACGACCGTTGACCCCGAGCCGATCCTTGCTGCCAACGGCGTCGACCTCTGCCCGCCCGGCCGAAACGTGACCGGCCCCTGCCAGGGACGCTGA
- a CDS encoding cation diffusion facilitator family transporter, which produces MGAGHNHGPAASETGHPGDFRKKLWIAFSITATIVVAQAIGSIITGSLALLTDTAHAITDASGLLVALIAATLMLKPANSKRTWGFRRIEVIAALGQSALLLAVGTYAAIEGIRRLFEPPEVPASELLIFGIIGLVANIIAITILASSRGSNFNMRAAFLEVLNDALGSLGVIIAAIVIATTGFMQADAIAGLLIAALIVPRAFKLMRETTGVLMEFTPKGLDLDKVRSHILELDHVKDVHDLHASTVATGLPILTAHVVVEDECFTDGHAAQTLREIKDCVAGHFEVPIHHSTFQIETEHIAEHEPEISKHD; this is translated from the coding sequence ATGGGCGCAGGACACAATCACGGCCCCGCCGCCAGCGAGACCGGTCACCCCGGAGATTTCCGCAAGAAACTCTGGATCGCATTCTCGATCACCGCGACGATCGTCGTCGCCCAGGCCATCGGCTCGATCATCACCGGCAGCCTCGCACTGCTGACCGACACCGCCCATGCCATTACCGATGCCTCCGGGCTGCTGGTCGCACTGATCGCCGCGACGCTGATGCTCAAGCCCGCCAACTCCAAGCGCACCTGGGGGTTCCGGCGTATCGAAGTGATCGCAGCCCTCGGACAGTCGGCACTGCTGCTGGCGGTGGGCACCTACGCCGCCATCGAAGGCATCCGGCGACTGTTCGAGCCGCCGGAGGTGCCCGCAAGCGAACTGCTGATATTCGGCATCATCGGCCTGGTCGCGAACATCATCGCCATCACCATCCTCGCCTCCAGCCGCGGCTCGAACTTCAACATGCGTGCCGCGTTCCTCGAAGTTCTCAATGATGCCCTCGGGTCGCTCGGAGTGATCATCGCGGCGATCGTCATCGCCACGACCGGGTTCATGCAGGCCGATGCCATCGCCGGACTGCTTATCGCCGCATTGATCGTGCCTCGCGCGTTCAAGCTCATGCGCGAGACCACTGGCGTCCTTATGGAGTTCACTCCCAAGGGCCTCGACCTCGACAAGGTGCGTTCGCACATCCTCGAACTTGACCATGTCAAAGATGTCCATGACCTGCACGCCTCCACTGTGGCGACCGGCCTGCCGATCCTGACCGCCCACGTCGTCGTCGAGGACGAGTGTTTCACCGACGGTCATGCCGCGCAGACGCTCCGCGAGATCAAAGATTGCGTCGCAGGGCACTTCGAGGTCCCCATCCATCACTCGACCTTCCAGATCGAGACCGAGCACATTGCCGAACATGAACCGGAAATCAGCAAGCACGACTGA
- a CDS encoding recombinase family protein, translating to MDTLRTLTDLDERGIGVEALDLDLDTTTAAGRLVVRVMASLAEWERDLLIERTREGLEAARRQGRVGGRPRALDEKDQAAIKASLEAGLSVADVARMHGASTRTISRVKSGTY from the coding sequence GTGGACACCCTGCGGACCCTGACGGACTTGGATGAGCGGGGAATCGGGGTCGAAGCGCTGGACCTTGACCTGGACACCACCACGGCGGCGGGCCGACTGGTGGTGCGGGTCATGGCCTCGCTGGCGGAGTGGGAGCGGGACTTGCTGATTGAGCGCACTCGTGAGGGACTGGAGGCTGCGCGCCGACAGGGCCGGGTCGGTGGGCGGCCGCGCGCGCTGGACGAGAAGGACCAGGCGGCGATCAAGGCATCACTGGAGGCCGGGCTGTCCGTGGCGGACGTGGCGCGGATGCATGGGGCGAGTACGCGGACGATCTCTCGGGTGAAGTCCGGCACCTACTGA
- a CDS encoding tyrosine-type recombinase/integrase, with protein sequence MHSTEADAVEAFKDWLAIYRRPQTVRNRVHYASRLRDWAIAHDRHLWSLTTRDLTQWLTTVGNHPATRKNAADAVRAFYRWAVEDGRTHVNPCETLPKISVPRGMPKPTPDTVLRHALTRATCVQDVLMLYLASYGGLRVSEIAQIRAEDFANNAMRVIGKGGHVRYVPLHPALVEVLRHAPSKGWLFPSEKNATGHYLPASIAQRIRRLLNTPGWSAHSLRHRFATAFYEVTADLLALRDLLGHADVSTTMVYTRVATGRLRTQVSEIPRLEASLPFLDTQEAS encoded by the coding sequence ATGCACAGCACCGAAGCTGACGCCGTTGAGGCATTCAAAGACTGGCTGGCTATCTACCGCCGCCCGCAGACCGTTCGTAACCGCGTGCACTACGCCTCACGGTTACGCGACTGGGCCATCGCCCACGACCGCCACCTCTGGTCGCTGACCACCCGCGACCTGACCCAGTGGCTCACCACCGTCGGCAACCATCCCGCCACGAGAAAGAACGCAGCCGACGCAGTTCGCGCGTTCTACCGCTGGGCAGTCGAAGACGGCCGCACACACGTAAACCCGTGCGAAACGCTGCCGAAGATCTCCGTCCCCCGCGGGATGCCCAAGCCGACCCCGGACACCGTGCTGAGACACGCACTGACCCGAGCCACCTGTGTCCAGGACGTCCTGATGCTCTACCTGGCCTCATACGGCGGACTCCGCGTCTCCGAGATCGCACAGATACGCGCCGAGGACTTCGCCAACAACGCCATGCGTGTCATCGGCAAAGGCGGGCATGTCCGCTACGTTCCCCTGCACCCTGCCCTGGTCGAGGTGCTGCGACATGCCCCGTCCAAAGGCTGGCTGTTCCCGTCCGAGAAGAACGCCACCGGCCACTACCTGCCCGCCTCGATCGCACAACGCATCCGCCGGCTATTGAACACTCCCGGCTGGTCGGCGCACAGCCTGCGGCACCGATTCGCCACCGCCTTCTACGAGGTCACCGCCGACCTGCTGGCCCTGCGCGATCTGCTCGGGCACGCCGACGTGTCCACAACCATGGTCTACACGCGCGTGGCCACCGGACGGCTCCGCACCCAGGTCAGCGAAATCCCCCGCCTCGAGGCGTCACTGCCGTTCCTCGACACGCAGGAAGCCAGCTGA
- a CDS encoding IS481 family transposase: MTHANAPLTPTGRLRMVQRHLNDGIPQAHVAAEFRVSRPTVATWVARYRAEGEAGLQDRSSRPHHCPAQLDTAILVEIEALRRDQKWSARRIHHHLVSEGHQLCLRTVGRWMHRLGISRLRDLAPTGEGLRQRPRKITARGPGHMVHMDVKKIGRIPEGGGWRAHGRDSENARAAKRGPGRRVGYTYLHSAIDGYTRLAYTEALEDEKAVTTIGFFCRARAFFAAHGITVDRVVTDNGNNYRAVDFTRKVVSLGGRHHRIRPYTPRHNGKVERYNRLMVDEVLYARPYSSETARREALQVWVNHYNYHRPHTSCGNIPPASLAPARVNNVRPSYT; encoded by the coding sequence ATGACTCACGCTAATGCACCCCTGACTCCCACCGGCCGTCTCAGGATGGTCCAACGCCACCTGAACGACGGCATCCCCCAAGCGCACGTGGCAGCCGAGTTCCGCGTCAGCCGCCCCACGGTGGCCACCTGGGTGGCCCGCTACCGCGCCGAGGGCGAGGCAGGACTGCAGGACCGCTCGAGCCGGCCCCACCACTGCCCCGCCCAGCTCGACACCGCGATCCTGGTCGAAATCGAGGCCCTGCGCCGGGACCAGAAGTGGTCCGCCCGACGCATCCATCACCACCTCGTCTCCGAAGGCCACCAGCTGTGCCTGCGCACCGTGGGGAGGTGGATGCACCGGCTGGGCATCTCCCGGTTGCGAGACCTCGCGCCCACGGGTGAGGGCCTGCGCCAACGACCACGGAAGATCACCGCCCGCGGCCCGGGGCACATGGTGCACATGGACGTGAAGAAGATCGGGCGCATCCCCGAAGGGGGAGGCTGGCGTGCTCACGGCCGGGACTCCGAGAACGCGCGAGCGGCCAAACGCGGGCCTGGCCGACGGGTCGGGTACACGTACCTGCACTCGGCGATCGACGGGTACACCCGCCTGGCGTACACCGAGGCGTTGGAGGACGAGAAGGCGGTGACCACGATCGGGTTCTTCTGCCGGGCGAGGGCGTTCTTCGCCGCCCACGGCATCACCGTGGACCGGGTGGTCACGGACAACGGGAACAACTACCGGGCCGTGGACTTCACCCGGAAGGTGGTCTCGCTCGGGGGCCGGCACCACCGGATCCGCCCCTACACCCCGCGTCACAACGGGAAGGTCGAGCGGTACAACCGGCTGATGGTGGACGAGGTCCTCTACGCCCGCCCGTACTCCTCAGAGACGGCCCGGCGTGAGGCCCTGCAGGTGTGGGTGAACCACTACAACTACCATCGGCCTCATACCTCCTGCGGGAACATCCCGCCGGCCTCACTGGCCCCGGCGCGAGTCAACAACGTCAGGCCCTCCTACACCTAG